The Candidatus Aminicenantes bacterium DNA window CGAAGACCGCAATGGGTCTGGACCGAAGTGGTGAGCGGTGAATTATGCCCGAGAGGGTACTCTCTGCAGTTTTTCCATTTTTTCAAAAAAAACTTCCAAACCCACACGGAATGGAAGAGAACCTTTCTTTACAACCCACAACGGATATAATACAATGTGGGCCGTTCAACAGGAGAGCGCAATGGGCAAAACTTTTGTTGAGAAACTGTTCGGCCAAAAGGCCGGACGCGATGTATGCGCCGGTGACATCGTATCAGTGGAACCGGACTGGGTAATGAGCCATGACAACGCCGCGGCCATCTCGGCCACCTTCCGCAAAACCGGTGCAAGTAAAATCCGCTACCCCGAGCGGGTGGTCATCATATTGGATCACGAAATTCCCGCCCCCAAGGAATCCTCGGCCACAAACCACCGGGAAATTCGCTCATTCGTGACGGAACAGGGTATCGAGCATTTCTTTGACATCAATTACGGCATCTGTCACCAGGTGTTCGTGGAACAGGGTTTCGCCCTGCCCGGAAAACTGATCGTGGGCAGTGATTCCCATACCACCACCTACGGCGCTCTGGGAGCCTTCTCCGCCGGTATCGGACGCTCCGAAGTCGCCGCCATCTGGGCCACCGGTGAACTCTGGTTTCAGGTCCCCGACACCATGCGAATCGTACTCCAGGGCCGCATGCCGGATTTCCTGACACCCAAGGATGTGGCCTTGAACATCATCGGCCGCATCCTGGCCGACGGCGCCGACTACGGGGCGGTCGAGTTTTCCGGTGATGCCGTTAAGGCCATGAGCCTTCCGGAACGCATGGTCTTGTCCAACATGGCGGCGGAGATGGGTGCCAAGAACGGCTACGTTCCCGCGGATGACACCACCCTGAATTATCTGAAAGGACGGGCGCGTTCCACTTTTGAACCCATTTACTCGGAGCCGGATTGTCGTTATGTTGAGGTGGTGGAATTCGACGTCTCCGCCATGTCGCCGGCGGTGGCCCGTCCCCACACGGTGGACAACCACGCACCCATTGACAAGGTGGCGGGAACACCCATCGACCAGGCGCTCATCGGCACCTGCACCAACGGCCGCCTGGAAGACCTGCGCGCGGCGGCGCGCATCCTCAAGGGTCGCCGGGTCAAAGTCCGCACCCTCATCATTCCCGCTTCCTGGCAGGTTTACCGGGAAGCCATGAGAGAAAACCTCTTGGAAGTGTTCGTGGACGCCGGAGCCGTGATCCTCAATCCGGGCTGCGGTCCGTGCCTGGGCGCTCACCAGGGGGTCATGGCTCCCGGAGAAGTAACGTTCTCCACTGCCAATCGCAACTTCAAAGGACGCATGGGCTGCCGGGAAGCCGAAATCTATCTGGG harbors:
- a CDS encoding 3-isopropylmalate dehydratase large subunit encodes the protein MGKTFVEKLFGQKAGRDVCAGDIVSVEPDWVMSHDNAAAISATFRKTGASKIRYPERVVIILDHEIPAPKESSATNHREIRSFVTEQGIEHFFDINYGICHQVFVEQGFALPGKLIVGSDSHTTTYGALGAFSAGIGRSEVAAIWATGELWFQVPDTMRIVLQGRMPDFLTPKDVALNIIGRILADGADYGAVEFSGDAVKAMSLPERMVLSNMAAEMGAKNGYVPADDTTLNYLKGRARSTFEPIYSEPDCRYVEVVEFDVSAMSPAVARPHTVDNHAPIDKVAGTPIDQALIGTCTNGRLEDLRAAARILKGRRVKVRTLIIPASWQVYREAMRENLLEVFVDAGAVILNPGCGPCLGAHQGVMAPGEVTFSTANRNFKGRMGCREAEIYLGSPLSVAASAVSGEITHPGRFL